A region of Mauremys mutica isolate MM-2020 ecotype Southern chromosome 2, ASM2049712v1, whole genome shotgun sequence DNA encodes the following proteins:
- the LOC123365185 gene encoding solute carrier family 52, riboflavin transporter, member 2-like — protein sequence MAASVMGQAVLTHVLVALFGMGSWVSVNSLWVELPVVVKWLPEGWNLPAYLSVLIALGNVGPIAVTLAHKLAPGRLKERWVIHASQVLGVGAGLFLALFWHRTATVAGEPHSLAFLLLAFVLALVCCTSNVTFLPFMYRFPQPFIRTFFVGQGLSALFPCVLALAQGVGKLECRNATSGNGSQPHYLQENFPADTYFWLMAAMLAVSALAFLGLILQRRRASSAAACQESASKGSMETEESFPLQDGTPTADSATEIAKGAHPPAQPASFWTGRNIYLLVLLGVSNALTNGVLPSVQSYSCLPYGSTAYHLSVVLSNIANPVACFVAMFVPHYLQEPLPRRSDRPLGGKPAPRHLLPFAPGLGDKEGLFHGKLQIPR from the exons ATGGCTGCCTCCGTGATGGGCCAGGCCGTGCTCACTCACGTGCTGGTGGCCCTTTTCGGAATGGGCTCCTGGGTCTCCGTGAACTCCTTGTGGGTGGAGCTCCCCGTGGTGGTGAAGTGGCTTCCAGAAG gctGGAATCTCCCTGCCTACCTCTCGGTCCTCATCGCCCTGGGGAACGTGGGCCCCATCGCCGTCACCCTGGCCCACAAGCTGGCCCCTGGGCGGCTGAAGGAGCGCTGGGTCATCCACGCCAGCCAGGTGCTGGGCGTGGGGGCGGGCCTCTTCCTGGCTCTCTTCTGGCACCGGACGGCCACGGTGGCGGGGGAGCCCCACAGCCTGGCCTTCCTGCTCCTGGCCTTCGTCCTGGCCTTGGTCTGCTGCACCTCCAACGTCACCTTCCTGCCCTTCATGTACCGCTTCCCCCAGCCGTTCATCCGCACCTTCTTCGTGGGCCAGGGCCTGAGCGCCCTCTTCCCCTGCGTGCTGGCGCTGGCCCAAGGGGTGGGCAAGCTGGAGTGCCGCAACGCCACCTCCGGCaacggctcccagccccactacCTGCAGGAGAACTTCCCTGCGGACACCTACTTCTGGCTGATGGCCGCCATGCTCGCTGTCTCGGCACTCGCCTTCCTGGGGCTGATCCTGCAGCGCCGCCGCGCCAGCAGCGCCGCCGCCTGCCAGGAGAGCGCTTCCAAGGGCAGCATGGAGACGGAGGAGTCCTTCCCGCTGCAGGACGGCACCCCCACGGCGGACAGCGCCACGGAGATCGCCAAGGGCGcccaccccccggcccagcccgcctcCTTCTGGACGGGCCGGAACATCtacctgctggtgctgctgggcGTCTCCAATGCGCTGACCAACGGCGTGCTGCCCTCGGTGCAGAGCTACTCCTGCCTGCCCTACGGGAGCACGGCCTATCACCTCTCCGTGGTGCTCAGCAACATCGCCAACCCCGTGGCCTGCTTCGTCGCCATGTTTGTGCCCCACTACCTGCAGGAGCCCC TGCCCAGGCGCTCGGACCGGCCCCTTGGGGGGAAACCAGCCCCCAGGCACCTGCTCCCGTTTGCACCCGGCTTGGGAGACAAAGAAGGTTTATTTCATGGGAAGCTGCAGATTCCCAGATGA